The nucleotide window GAGGCTCGGCGGGGCCTCGTCGGAGTCGACCGCGACGCGGATGCTGGTGAAGCCGGGGCGCTCGACGGCCCGGCGGGCGAGCGCGTCGAAGGCAGGCAGGTCGCCCGCGTCGTCGCCCGCGAAGACGCCCACGTGCACCCGCCGCTCGTCGAGCAGCGTCGTCATCGCTCCTCCCTTGTCGACCGGCACCGGCACCCGCAGCTCGGCCGACCTCCGACCGGCGCCGAGCGACAGGCCGTGCGCGCCCGCCAGCTGTTCGAGCGCGGGCCAGGCGGGCGCGGCCTCGGGTGCGACGCGCCAGTGCACCGTGAAAGCGACGGTGCCCTTCCGCTCGACGGACAGCCGCGGCCAGCGCCGCTCGGCTTCGCGTGCGGCCGCGACGACGGCGTCGACGAAGGGCGCGGCGCGCTCGTCGGTTACCGGCTCGCCCCCCACGAGCCGTTCGAGGCCGTAGACGCCGACCAGCTCGACACCGGGGACCGGCACCTGGGCCCGGAGGAAGGTGACGGGCCGCCCGCTCACCACGGCCACCAGGGCCAGCGGGGCGACGAGGGCGGCGAGGGCCTCGAGGGCGGCCGGCAGCGCGCGGGCGCGCGCCGGGTCGTCGACGATCGGGGCGAGGGTGCCGTCGAAGTCGGTCACCACGGCGCTCGAGCCGGGATCGGCGGTGATCGGCGCGAGGGCGTCCGGGATCGTCACGGCGCCGGCGCGGCCGGGGACGTCGCTACTTGCCGACCGTGACGATGCAGTCGGCCCCGGTCGCGGTCGAGGGCGGCGGGCTCGGGAACGGCTGCACCGTCGCGCCGACCACGACGCTCTTGGCGAGGGTGTCGGCCTGGGAGCTCGACCCGGTCTTGCACGCCACCGTCGTGCCGGTCTGGCTCGTCGCCGCGTTCCCCGTGAACAGGATCGCGTACCCGAGCCCCCGCAGCTTGTTCGCCATCGCGGTGGCGGCGCCGCTCACCCCCGACGCGTTGAAGACCGCGACCTTGATCTGCTTGCCGCTCGTCGTGGTCGTCGTGCCGGCGGTCCCACGGGTCGGACCGGTGACGTGGCGGGCGCTGCCCGGCGCGCCGGAGCCGTTCACGACCGCGATGAGCACGATCCCGACGACGACCGCCACCCCGACCAGGACCGCGCCTCGTGCCGCGGTGCGGAGCAGCCGCGCGCCGAGCGCCGGCGCGTGGGCGACGGCGGTCATCGGCTGCCCGGGTCGGCGCGTCGACCGTCGAGGCGACTGCGGCGTCGAACCTCGCGGGAGCGGCGAACGCGTTTCACGGTGAGCGGGTCATACTTGAACGCGGCGGGCTTCTCGAGGAGCTCGCCGAGCACCCGATAGTAGTGACTCGTGGATAACCCAAGTCGGGCTCGGATCGCCGACTCCTTCGGCCCCGGGAAGCACCACCACGAACGCTCGAAGTCGAGGATGGCGCGCTCGGGCGCCGACAGGTCCATCGTGCCCGAGTATGGCCGGCTTCCCGTTCGTGGCCGTGGATTTCGGGGCCCAGCGGGCGCCCGGCGGCGTCGTCTGGACGCTGGGACGACCGGTCTTCCGGTCACGGCCCGCCGTGGAACTCCCGGAACGCGACGAGCAGCCGCTCGCGTGCCTCAGCGCCGAGGGCCTCGACGTCCGTGACCGTCACGCGGCCGGTCAGCGCCATGGTGCGGCGGATCTGCGCGAGGTAGCGCTCGCAACCGTCGCACGCGGACAAGTGACGCTCGAAGCGGACGCGCGCGTCGGCGGGCATCGCGCCCTCGAGGTAGTCGGTGACCGCCTCGACGAACTCCTGACAGCGGTAGTCGTCCGCGCTGCGACGCAGCAACCTGGCCCGGATCATCGTGGATCGTCCTCGAAGTAGGTCTCGAGGGCACGGCGCACGGTCGCACGCGCCCGGTGCAGGAGCACCCGCTGGTTCGTCTCGGAGAGCTCGAGGGCGTTACACGCCTCGGCCGCGGTCCAGCCCTCGAGATCTCGGAGGCTGAGGACGGCCTGCTGGTTCGGCGGCAGGGTCGCCACGGCCCGCTCGACGGCGTCGAGCGTCTCGGCCGCCAGGAGATGCTCCTCGGGTTCCTCGTCCCATGCCGATGGCGGCGCCGCCCACGCTCCCGCCCGCCGGCCCCGGCGGCGGAACCGCCCGGGATCGACGGCGGGCTGGTCGGCGTCGAGCTCGTCGCTCAGCGACGCGAACGGGACGCTGCGGCGCTCCCGAACGCCCGTGCTCCGCGCCCGGTTGGCGAGGATCCGATGCAGCCACGTCTTCACCGCCGACCGCTGCTCGAACCGACCGACCCCCGTGATGACCGCCATCCAGGTGTCCTGGACGACCTCCTCGACGGCGGCCGGCGTCGCCACGTACGAGCGCGCCAACCGCCGCAGCGAGGCGTCGTAGCGGTCCAGCAGCCAGCCGAACGCGGCCTCGTCGCCGCGGCGCAGCGCGTCGACCAGGACCCCATCGTCGGCGAAGTCGGCGGCGACGTCGGCCATTCATCCGCATTCTCGCAGCGCCCCGCGGTGTAACGGCCGCGCCCTCCGTGGAGACTGGACCGCGTTGGCCCGCACGTGCAGGCGAGCGAGAGGAACCGATGGCACTCGGCGTGAGGTGTCCGGCACCGGCCGGGACGCGGCGCGGACCCGGGACCGGGCCGGGCCGGTGACGGCCGACGCGCCGCGTCCGCCGCGCTGGTCGCCCCGACGGAAGTACGGCGTCGCGGCGGTGGCGCTCGCAATGCTCGCGGCGGCGGGGGTCGCGGTGGCCAGCCAGTCGAACCCGAGCAGCGTCGCCGGTGGCGTCGACGTCAACCACCTGTCGGTCGGCCCGGCCCCGCCGAGCCTCGCCGACGCCAAGGGC belongs to Acidimicrobiia bacterium and includes:
- a CDS encoding RNA polymerase sigma factor, which produces MADVAADFADDGVLVDALRRGDEAAFGWLLDRYDASLRRLARSYVATPAAVEEVVQDTWMAVITGVGRFEQRSAVKTWLHRILANRARSTGVRERRSVPFASLSDELDADQPAVDPGRFRRRGRRAGAWAAPPSAWDEEPEEHLLAAETLDAVERAVATLPPNQQAVLSLRDLEGWTAAEACNALELSETNQRVLLHRARATVRRALETYFEDDPR
- the otsB gene encoding trehalose-phosphatase; protein product: MTIPDALAPITADPGSSAVVTDFDGTLAPIVDDPARARALPAALEALAALVAPLALVAVVSGRPVTFLRAQVPVPGVELVGVYGLERLVGGEPVTDERAAPFVDAVVAAAREAERRWPRLSVERKGTVAFTVHWRVAPEAAPAWPALEQLAGAHGLSLGAGRRSAELRVPVPVDKGGAMTTLLDERRVHVGVFAGDDAGDLPAFDALARRAVERPGFTSIRVAVDSDEAPPSLIEEADLVVGGPAGLAALLGALTAGLRPRA
- a CDS encoding DUF3263 domain-containing protein; this encodes MDLSAPERAILDFERSWWCFPGPKESAIRARLGLSTSHYYRVLGELLEKPAAFKYDPLTVKRVRRSREVRRRSRLDGRRADPGSR
- a CDS encoding zf-HC2 domain-containing protein, giving the protein MIRARLLRRSADDYRCQEFVEAVTDYLEGAMPADARVRFERHLSACDGCERYLAQIRRTMALTGRVTVTDVEALGAEARERLLVAFREFHGGP
- a CDS encoding LytR C-terminal domain-containing protein; this translates as MTAVAHAPALGARLLRTAARGAVLVGVAVVVGIVLIAVVNGSGAPGSARHVTGPTRGTAGTTTTTSGKQIKVAVFNASGVSGAATAMANKLRGLGYAILFTGNAATSQTGTTVACKTGSSSQADTLAKSVVVGATVQPFPSPPPSTATGADCIVTVGK